The Rhinopithecus roxellana isolate Shanxi Qingling chromosome 9, ASM756505v1, whole genome shotgun sequence genome contains a region encoding:
- the ANK1 gene encoding ankyrin-1 isoform X3, whose translation MWTFVTQLLVTLVLLSFFLVSCQNVMHIVRGSLCFVLKHIHQELDKELGESEGLSDDEETISTRVVRRRVFLKGNEFQNIPGEQVTEEQFTDEQGNIVTKKIIRKVVRQIDSSSTDAAQEHEEVTVTGPLEDPSELEVDIDSFMKHAKVELRGSGLQPDLIEGRKGAQIVKRASLKRGKQ comes from the exons ATGTGGACTTTCGTCACCCAGCTCCTGGTCACACTGGTGCTGCTGAGCTTCTTCCTGGTCAGCTGTCAGAACGTGATGCACATTGTCAGGGGGTCCCTGTGCTTCGTACTGAAGCACATCCACCAGGAGCTGGACAAGGAGCTGGGGGAGAGCGAGGGCCTCAGTGACGACGAGGAGACTATCTCCACCAGGGTGGTCCGGCGGCGGGTCTTCCTGAAG GGGAATGAGTTTCAGAATATTCCAGGGGAGCAGGTGACAGAGGAGCAGTTCACGGATGAGCAGGGCAACATTGTCACCAAGAAG aTCATTCGCAAGGTGGTTCGGCAGATAGACTCGTCCAGCACCGACGCTGCCCAGGAGCACGAGGAGGTGACTGTCACGGGGCCCCTGGAGGATCCCAGTGAGCTGGAGGTCGATATTGATTCCTTTATGAAACATGCCAAG GTGGAGCTGAGAGGGAGTGGCCTACAGCCGGACCTGATAGAGGGCAGGAAAGGGGCGCAGATAGTGAAGCGGGCCAGCCTGAAAAGGGGGAAACAGTGA
- the ANK1 gene encoding ankyrin-1 isoform X6, which translates to MWTFVTQLLVTLVLLSFFLVSCQNVMHIVRGSLCFVLKHIHQELDKELGESEGLSDDEETISTRVVRRRVFLKGNEFQNIPGEQVTEEQFTDEQGNIVTKKIIRKVVRQIDSSSTDAAQEHEEDHTSTPNP; encoded by the exons ATGTGGACTTTCGTCACCCAGCTCCTGGTCACACTGGTGCTGCTGAGCTTCTTCCTGGTCAGCTGTCAGAACGTGATGCACATTGTCAGGGGGTCCCTGTGCTTCGTACTGAAGCACATCCACCAGGAGCTGGACAAGGAGCTGGGGGAGAGCGAGGGCCTCAGTGACGACGAGGAGACTATCTCCACCAGGGTGGTCCGGCGGCGGGTCTTCCTGAAG GGGAATGAGTTTCAGAATATTCCAGGGGAGCAGGTGACAGAGGAGCAGTTCACGGATGAGCAGGGCAACATTGTCACCAAGAAG aTCATTCGCAAGGTGGTTCGGCAGATAGACTCGTCCAGCACCGACGCTGCCCAGGAGCACGAGGAG GATCACACCTCGACACCCAACCCCTGA
- the ANK1 gene encoding ankyrin-1 isoform X5, translating into MWTFVTQLLVTLVLLSFFLVSCQNVMHIVRGSLCFVLKHIHQELDKELGESEGLSDDEETISTRVVRRRVFLKGNEFQNIPGEQVTEEQFTDEQGNIVTKKIIRKVVRQIDSSSTDAAQEHEEVELRGSGLQPDLIEGRKGAQIVKRASLKRGKQ; encoded by the exons ATGTGGACTTTCGTCACCCAGCTCCTGGTCACACTGGTGCTGCTGAGCTTCTTCCTGGTCAGCTGTCAGAACGTGATGCACATTGTCAGGGGGTCCCTGTGCTTCGTACTGAAGCACATCCACCAGGAGCTGGACAAGGAGCTGGGGGAGAGCGAGGGCCTCAGTGACGACGAGGAGACTATCTCCACCAGGGTGGTCCGGCGGCGGGTCTTCCTGAAG GGGAATGAGTTTCAGAATATTCCAGGGGAGCAGGTGACAGAGGAGCAGTTCACGGATGAGCAGGGCAACATTGTCACCAAGAAG aTCATTCGCAAGGTGGTTCGGCAGATAGACTCGTCCAGCACCGACGCTGCCCAGGAGCACGAGGAG GTGGAGCTGAGAGGGAGTGGCCTACAGCCGGACCTGATAGAGGGCAGGAAAGGGGCGCAGATAGTGAAGCGGGCCAGCCTGAAAAGGGGGAAACAGTGA
- the ANK1 gene encoding ankyrin-1 isoform X4: MWTFVTQLLVTLVLLSFFLVSCQNVMHIVRGSLCFVLKHIHQELDKELGESEGLSDDEETISTRVVRRRVFLKGNEFQNIPGEQVTEEQFTDEQGNIVTKKIIRKVVRQIDSSSTDAAQEHEEVTVTGPLEDPSELEVDIDSFMKHAKDHTSTPNP; encoded by the exons ATGTGGACTTTCGTCACCCAGCTCCTGGTCACACTGGTGCTGCTGAGCTTCTTCCTGGTCAGCTGTCAGAACGTGATGCACATTGTCAGGGGGTCCCTGTGCTTCGTACTGAAGCACATCCACCAGGAGCTGGACAAGGAGCTGGGGGAGAGCGAGGGCCTCAGTGACGACGAGGAGACTATCTCCACCAGGGTGGTCCGGCGGCGGGTCTTCCTGAAG GGGAATGAGTTTCAGAATATTCCAGGGGAGCAGGTGACAGAGGAGCAGTTCACGGATGAGCAGGGCAACATTGTCACCAAGAAG aTCATTCGCAAGGTGGTTCGGCAGATAGACTCGTCCAGCACCGACGCTGCCCAGGAGCACGAGGAGGTGACTGTCACGGGGCCCCTGGAGGATCCCAGTGAGCTGGAGGTCGATATTGATTCCTTTATGAAACATGCCAAG GATCACACCTCGACACCCAACCCCTGA